A genome region from Lucilia cuprina isolate Lc7/37 chromosome 3, ASM2204524v1, whole genome shotgun sequence includes the following:
- the LOC111688580 gene encoding pyridoxal phosphate phosphatase PHOSPHO2, with the protein MLHSQLLNGLEIKLLLRCCCNKQLAVTTIKKKQKGSSAAFLNPKSKTGVHSTTETTNKGLQLFSFKNLIAIMNNEIITTSSQENVPPSATAASRDLSDATTAASSTTGDQSMKINKVIKKYLAAFDFDYTVVAQNTDTVIRDLLPPDKLTKDMQDIIEVQGWTEYMAEVFRRLHACHIKPDKILQTIHGIPEVPGFVRMLKRLNTKYGCDLIVISDSNSVFIEEWIKSHGLQENFTKVFTNPAQFEDSGLLTIKPYHHQTDCRLSAVNLCKGKVLEHFMIEQDLRHNITYERVIYVGDGNNDICPVTKLRNRDIACAREGFAMAKTLAKNPMKLKVRAEFITWKSGFDLLDQLERHMEKLAKQQEKEKEHESQHSTAVVADIPQATNTETTKVH; encoded by the coding sequence ATGTTGCATTCACAGCTGTTGAACGGccttgaaataaaattattattacgcTGTTGTTGCAACAAACAATTGGCAGTGAcaacaattaagaaaaaacagAAGGGCAGCAGCGCAGCATTTTTAAATCCAAAATCTAAAACAGGTGTCCATTCAACAACAGAAACAACCAACAAAGGGCTGCAgctatttagttttaaaaacttaatagcAATTATGAATAACGAAATAATAACAACGTCATCTCAAGAAAATGTTCCACCATCAGCGACTGCAGCAAGTAGAGACTTATCAGACGCCACAACAGCGGCATCCTCAACAACAGGTGATCaaagtatgaaaataaataaagttattaaaaaatacttggcTGCATTTGATTTTGATTACACGGTAGTGGCCCAGAATACCGATACTGTCATACGTGACCTCTTGCCACCCGATAAGTTAACCAAAGATATGCAGGATATAATAGAGGTTCAAGGCTGGACTGAGTATATGGCTGAAGTATTTCGTCGTCTGCATGCCTGTCACATAAAACCGGACAAGATACTACAAACCATACACGGCATACCAGAGGTGCCTGGTTTTGTTCGTATGCTAAAGAGGCTTAACACTAAATATGGTTGCGATTTGATTGTCATTAGCGATTCCAATAGTGTTTTTATAGAAGAATGGATCAAATCACATGGTCTACAGGAAAATTTCACAAAAGTCTTCACCAATCCGGCTCAGTTTGAGGATTCGGGACTGTTGACCATTAAACCCTATCATCATCAAACCGATTGTCGTCTCAGTGCTGTCAATCTGTGCAAGGGTAAAGTTTTGGAACATTTTATGATTGAACAAGATTTGCGCCATAATATTACCTATGAACGTGTTATTTATGTGGGCGATGGCAATAATGATATCTGCCCTGTGACCAAATTGCGCAATCGTGATATAGCCTGTGCAAGAGAAGGTTTTGCCATGGCCAAAACTTTAGCCAAAAATCCCATGAAACTAAAAGTACGTGCCGAATTTATTACCTGGAAAAGTGGTTTTGATCTCCTAGACCAACTGGAGCGCCATATGGAAAAATTGGCCAAGCAAcaggaaaaagaaaaagaacatGAGTCACAACACTCCACAGCAGTAGTGGCAGATATTCCTCAAGCTACCAACACAGAAACTACCAAAGTTCATTAG